DNA from Desulfarculus baarsii DSM 2075:
CCCGCGCCGATCTCCACGTCGTCGTCGATCTGCACCACGCCCACCTGGGGAATCTTGAAATGCCCGTCGGCGGTGGGCACGAAACCATAGCCGTCCGCCCCGATGACCGTGCCCGAATGGATGATGCAACGGTTGCCGACCAGGCAGCCATGCCCGATGGTCACGTTGGGGTGGATCACCGTGTCGTCGCCCACGCGCGCGCCCTCGCCCACGTAGACGCCGGGGTGGATCACCGACCGATCGCCGATGCGGGCGTTTTCGCCCACATAGGCCAGGGCGTGGACGCTCACATCCAGGCCCAGTTGGGCCGACGGGGCCACTTCGGCCCGAGGGTGCACGCCCATGGGCTGATAGGGTTTTTGGGTGGCCACGGTCAAGATCTTGGCGAAGGCCAAGTAGGGATCGTCGACGCGGATCACCGCCAGGCCCGGCGGGACGTCTTGATCGGGCCTGACCAACACCACGCCGGCCCGGCAGCCGGCCAGGGCCGGCGCGTACTTCGGGTTGGCCAGAAAGGTCAGCTCATCGTGGCCGGCCTCCTGGATGCCGTTTATCCCCGAAACGACCCGGTCGGCGGGGCCATCCAGGCTCC
Protein-coding regions in this window:
- the lpxD gene encoding UDP-3-O-(3-hydroxymyristoyl)glucosamine N-acyltransferase; amino-acid sequence: MELSLAQLAELVGGSLDGPADRVVSGINGIQEAGHDELTFLANPKYAPALAGCRAGVVLVRPDQDVPPGLAVIRVDDPYLAFAKILTVATQKPYQPMGVHPRAEVAPSAQLGLDVSVHALAYVGENARIGDRSVIHPGVYVGEGARVGDDTVIHPNVTIGHGCLVGNRCIIHSGTVIGADGYGFVPTADGHFKIPQVGVVQIDDDVEIGAGNTIDRAALGRTWIQRGVKTDNMVHVAHNCVIGENTLLVAQVGVSGSTTVGKNVIMGGQTGVAGHLTIGDDVKIAAKSGVHGDLKPGEIVAGIPAIPHRMWLRNVAVGRRLADLFDRVKKLEKRLNALQAKDGVGS